CGGCCGAGCCCGAGGTCCGCGCCGAGCCTGAGCTCGTCGAGCCCGAGCGCGTCGAGCCTGCGGAGCCCCCCGTCGAGGAGGCGCCTGCCGAAGAAGCGCCCGCCGAGGAGGCGCTGGAGGCGCGCCCCGAGCCCGAGTCGGCTTCCGCACAGGAGCACGAACCGGCAGTCGAGCCGGCCCCCGAGCCTGTCGTCGAGGAGGCCGACAGGGTCGAGGCGCTCGAGACCCGGGAGGCTTCCGCATCGGCCGAGCCGCTGGAAACCGCCGCCGAGGCCCCGGCCGTTGAGCCCGAGGCGGCCAGCGCGCAGCCTGCTGCCGAGCCCGAGCCCGAGCCCGAGCCCGAGCCCGAGCCCGAGCCCGAGCCCGAGCCCGAGCCCGAGCCCGAGCCCGAGCCCGAGCCCGAGCCCGAGCCCGAGCCCGCGCGCGCTGCGCTGCAGGAGAAGCCCCAGGCCGGCGAGAAGAAGGGCTGGTTCGCGCGTATCAAGGCGGGCCTCGGCAAGACCCGCGCCAACCTCACCGACGGCCTGGCGGACCTGTTCCTCGGTAAGAAGCAGATCGACGACGACCTGATGGAGGACCTCGAGACCCAGCTGCTGCTGGCGGATGTGGGCATCGAGGCCACCACCGAGATCATCGATCGCCTCACCGCGCGGGTCTCCCGCAAGGAGCTCCAGGACAGCGAGGCGCTCTACCGCGCCCTGCAGGAGGAGCTGGCCGCCATGCTGGAGCCGGTCAGCCAGCCGCTGACCCTGCCGCCCAAGGGCGAAGGGCCCTTCGTGATCCTGGTGGTGGGGGTCAATGGCGTCGGCAAGACCACCACCATCGGCAAGCTCACCCAGCGCTTCCAGCGCGAGGGGCGCAGCGTGATGCTGGCTGCCGGCGACACCTTCCGCGCCGCCGCGGTGGAGCAGCTCAAGGTGTGGGGCGAGCGCAACAAGGTGCCGGTGATCGCCCAGCACACCGGGGCCGACAGCGCTTCGGTGATCTTCGACGCCGTGGCTGCCGCCAAGGCCCGCGGCGTCGACGTGCTGATCGCCGACACCGCCGGTCGACTGCACAACAAGGCCCACCTGATGGAGGAGCTCAAGAAGGTGCATCGGGTGATGGGCAAGGTGGACGCCACCGCCCCCCACGAGGTGATGCTGGTGCTCGACGCCGGCACCGGCCAGAACGCCCTCTCCCAGGCCAGCACCTTCAACGAGGCGGTGCCCATCACCGGGGTGACCCTGACCAAGCTCGACGGCACCGCCAAGGGCGGCATCATCTTCGCCCTGGCCAAGCAGCTCGGCACCCCCATCCGCTTCATCGGCGTCGGCGAGTCGCTGGATGACCTGCGGCCCTTCGCGGCCGGCGAGTTCGTCGACGCCCTGTTCGACCGGGACGGGAACGACGCCGCGCAATGATCGTCTTCGAGCACGTGGGCAAGCGCTACGGCGGGCGCTTCGAGGCGCTCGCCAACCTCGATTTCCGCGTGCGCCGCGGCGAGATGGTGTTCCTGACCGGCCACTCCGGGGCCGGCAAGAGCTCCCTGCTGCGGCTGATCATGCGCCTGGAGCGCCCCTCCCGGGGGCGAATCCTGGTGGCGGGCCATGACATCGACCGGCTCCACGCCAGCCAGGTGCCCTTCTACCGGCGCCAGATCGGCGTGGTCTTCCAGGACCACCAGCTGCTCCATGACCGCTCGATCTTCCACAACGTGGCGCTGCCCCTGGAGATCCAGGGCGTGGAGCCCCGGGAGGCGGCGCGGCGGGTGCGGGCGGCGCTGGACAAGGTGGGGCTGCTGCATCGCGAGAAGGCCCTGCCCATCGAGCTCTCCGGCGGCGAGCAGCAGCGGGTGGGCATCGCCCGGGCGGTGGTCAACAAGCCGGCCCTGCTGCTGGCCGACGAGCCCACCGGCAACCTCGACCCCCAGCTCTCCGCCGACATCATGGGGCTCTTCGAGGACTTCAACCGCATCGGCACCACGGTGATGATCGCCAGCCACGACCTGGCGCTGATCGCCCGGCTGCGCCACCGCATCCTGCGCCTGCGCGACGGGCGGCTGGTGGCCGATCAGGAGGCCGCATGAGTCGCCGTCCCGCCCCGCCGCCGCCCCGCGGGGCCCGCACCCACCGCACCCGTTCGTCGAGCCGCCTGCGCGGCTGGCTACGCCACCATCGGGCCATGGCCCTGGACAGCGCCTGGCGGCTGCTGAAGGCGCCCATCGGCAGCCTGGTAACCATGCTGGCCATCGCCATCGCCCTGGTGCTGCCGGCGGCGCTGTGGCTGACCCTGGACGGCGCCCGGCTGCTGGACGCCGAGCTGACCGAGAGCGCCACCCTGACCGTCTACCTGGCCCACCACGTGGACGAGGCCCAGGCCGAGCGGGTCGAGGAGGCGCTGGCGGCCAATGAGGCGATCGGCCGCACCCGGCTGATCACCGCGGCCGAGGGCATGGCGGAGTTCCAGCAGGCGCTGGGGCTGGCCGACGCCCTGGGGCGCCTGGAGGAGAACCCGCTGCCGGCCAGCGTGGTGGTGACCCCGCGGGACCCCTCGCCCGAGGCGGTGCGCGGCCTGGCCGGGGAGCTCGAGGCGATGACGGGGGTCGAGGAGGTGCGCCTGGACCTGGCCTGGATCGAGCGCCTGCGCCACCTGGCCGAGCTGGGGCGCCGCGTCGCCCTGGCGCTGGCAGTGCTGTTCGGCGGCGGGGTGCTGCTGGTGGTGGGCAACACCATCCGCCTGGCGGTGGAGAACCGCCGCAAGGAGATCGAGGTGGTGACCCTGATCGGCGCCACCCACGCCTTCGTGCGCCGGCCCTTCCTCTACAGCGGGGCCTGGTACGGGCTCGGCGGCGGCCTGCTGGCCTGGGGGCTCTTGACGCTCGGCAGCGAATGGCTGGCCGCCCCCGTCTCGGCCCTGGCGGCCAGCTACGGCGCCACGTTCAGCCTGCCGCGGCTGGGCGCCGCCGGTTCCGCGACCCTCGTGGGCTGTAGTATACTATTGGGCTGGTTGGGCGCCTGGATCGCGGTGAGCCGCCATCTTGCCGAGGTGAGGCCGCGCTAGCGGCACGAGGCCCGCGACGAGGCCGCCAGACGCCGGAAACCACGCCCTGGGCGTGGTTCCATGGAACATTACCCTGTTCCTGGCGTCTAACGTAGTTGAACGCCAATGTATTTCTGGGCTGACAAGGAGACATCCTGCACATGAGCACCAGTCTTCTTCCGGTGGGCCATCTCTCCCCGGGGCACGACCTCAACGGCTACCTCCAGGCGATCCGCAGCATCCCGCTGCTGACCGCCGAGGAGGAGAGCGAGCTGGCCTTCCGCCTGCATGACGAAGGCGACCTGGAGGCCGCCCGCCGCCTTGTGCTGTCGCACCTGCGCTTCGTCGTGCATATCGCCCGCAGCTATTCGGGCTATGGCCTGCCCCAGGCGGACCTGATCCAGGAGGGCAACGTCGGCCTGATGAAGGCGGTCAAGCGCTTCGATCCCAACCAGGGCGTGCGCCTGGTCTCCTTCGCGGTGCACTGGATCAAGGCGGAGATCCACGAGTTCGTGCTGCGCAACTGGCGCATCGTGAAGATCGCCACCACCAAGGCCCAGCGCAAGCTGTTCTTCAACCCGCGCAGCGCCAAGAAGCGCCTGGCCTGGCTGAGCGGCGACGAGGTCGACGCCATCGCCAAGGACCTCGACGTCAAGCCCGAGGTGGTGCGCGACATGGAGGGCCGCCTCTCCGCCCACGATGCCGGCTTCGATGCCGCCCCGGGCGAGGACGAGGAGAGCAGCTGGCAGGCGCCGGTGCACTACCTCGAGGATGCCTCCGCCGACCCGGCCGTCCGGCTCGAGGAGAGCGACTGGGAGGACGATGCCACCCACCGTCTGCAGCTGGCCCTGGCCGCCCTGGACGAGCGCTCCCGGGACATCCTGCAGCGCCGCTGGCTGGCCGACGAGAAGGCTACCCTGCACGAGCTGGCCGACGTCTACGGCGTCTCCGCCGAGCGCATCCGCCAGCTCGAGAAGAACGCCATGAAGAAGATCCGCCAGCAGATCGGTGACGCCCTGGCAGCGTAAGCCCGGAAGGCAGCTTCACTTTTCAGTGGTGCCAAACCTAGATAACCCCCGTCGGATGAGAGTCCGGAGGGGGTTATTCATTGACGGGAGAGGGACCGGCTACGCCGGCTGCGGGCTCTCGCGCAGCAGCTGGGCCGAGAGCAGCGCCCACTGTGCCTCCCAGTGCTCGGTGGGGCGGCGCTTGAAGTCGCTTCTCACGTACTGGCTGATGCGCCCCTCGGCGGCGGCCAGCAGCAGGTTGGCGGCGGCGGAGGCGGGCAGGCAGAGGCGGCGCCCCTCGCGCAGCTCCGCCTCGCGCAGCACCTGCTTGAGCTGGGTCTCGAGCCGCTCGAAGAGCTGGTGGATGCGCACCCGCAGGCGTGCGGTCTCGCCGGTGAGCACGCCGCCGTCGAGCAGCCGGGAGAGCCCGGGGTTCTTCTCGGCGAAGGCCAGCAGCAGGGTGAGCAGCGCCCCGCAGCGCGGCAGCGCCTCCGGGCTCTCCTCGAGGATGCGGGTGATGCGCGCGAAGAGCGTCTCCTCGATGAACTCGATGAGCCCCTCGAACATGCGCGCCTTGCTGGGGAAGTGGCGGTAGAGGGCGGCCTCGGAGACGCCGACCTGCTTCGCCAGGGCGGCCACGGTGATGCGCTTGCCGCTGTCCTCCTCCAGCATCAGGGCCAGCGCCTGCAGGATCTGCTCGCGGCGGCTGGGCGTGGGGGTTGCCTGCGTCATAGTGTTCTTTTCTTTTCTGATGGTCGACCCATGCTAGCCGCGGACCCCGCATCGCGCAAAGCGAGACGCCGAGCCCGCGGCCGGCGCGTCACGCGTCCGTGGTGGTGTCGGTGATCAGGGTGCCGACCCCGGCGTTGGTGAAGATCTCCAGCAGGGTGGCGTGGGGCACCCGGCCGTCGATGATATGGGCGCTCTTCACGCCGCCCTTGACCGCCTCCAGGGCGCAGCGGATCTTGGGCAGCATGCCGCCGTGGATGGTGCCGTCACTGATCAGCTCGTCCACCTGGGCGGTGGTCAGCCCGGTGAGCACCTCGCCCTCGGCGTTCATCAGGCCGGCCACGTTGGTCAGCAGCATCAGCTTCTCGGCGCCCAGGGCCTCGGCCACCTTGCCGGCCACCAGGTCGGCGTTGATGTTGTAGCTGTGGCCCTCGGCATCGACGCCGATGGGGGCGATCACCGGGATGAAGTCGCGCTCGGCGAGCATTTCGATCAGGTCGGTGGAGATGTGCTCCACCTCGCCCACGTGGCCGATGTCGATGATCTCGGGCACCGTCATCTCCGGGGTCTGGTGCTCGACCTTGAGCTGGCGGGCGCGGATCTGGCTGCCGTCCTTGCCGGTGAGGCCGATCGCCTTGCCGCCGCACTGGTTGATCAGGTTGACGATGCCCTTGTTGACCAGGCCGCCCAGCACCATCTCCACCACGTCCATGGTCTCGGCGTCGGTGACCCGCATGCCGTTGACGAAGCGCGACTCGATGTTGAGCTTCCTGAGCAGGTCGCCGATCTGCGGGCCGCCGCCGTGGACCACCACCGGGTTGATGCCCACCTCCTTCATCAGCACCATGTTGCGGGCGAAGGAGTCGATCAGGGTGTCCTCGGTCATGGCGTTGCCGCCGTACTTCACCACCACGGTCTTGCCGGTGAAGCGCTGGATATAGGGCAGCGCCTCGGAGAGCACTTCCACTACCAGGCGCGGGTCGCGGGTCTGTTCGGTCATGTCGTTCCCTTCTCTTGCTCGTGCTCTTGCTCTTGGCGGAGCCGCCGCGGGCGCGGCGGCGGTCATCGATCCCGTGGGCTCAGAGCGCCACGTCCAGCTCGGGGGCGACCCTGGCCAGGGCGGCGGCGAACTGCGCCTTGATGCGCTCGAGCGCCGTCTCGCTCTTGCCCTCGAAGCGCAGTACCAGCACCGGAGTGGTGTTGGAGGCGCGGCACAGGCCCCAGCCGTCCGGGTAGTCGACGCGAATGCCGTCCAGGGTGGTCTTCACCCCCTCCTCGCCGAACTCCCCCTCGCGGGCCAGGCGGGCCACCAGGTCGAACTTGGTCTCGTCGGTGGCGGTGATGTTGATCTCCGGGGTGCCGATGTCCTGGGGGTAGCGGTCGAAGAAGGCGTCGGCGTCGAGGTCCTGGCGGGAGAGGATCTCCAGCAGGCGGGCGGCGCCGTAGAGGCCGTCGTCGAAGCCGTACCAGCGCTCCTTGAAGAAGATATGGCCGCTCATCTCGCCGGCAAGTGCAGCGCCGGTCTCCTTCATGCGCGCCTTGATCAGCGAGTGGCCGGTGCGCCACATCTCGGGCTCGCCGCCGGCCTCGTCGATCACCCGGGCCAGGTTGCCGGTGCACTTGACGTCGAAGATCACCTTGGCGCCCGGGTTGCGCTCGAGCATGTCCTCGGCGAAGGCCATCATCAGGTGGTCGGGGTAGATCAGCCGGCCGGAGGGGGTGATCACGCCGAGGCGGTCGCCGTCGCCGTCGAAGGCCAGGCCGATGTCGGCGCCGCTCTCCTTCACCACGCGGATCAGGTCCACCAGGTTCTCGGGCTTGCCCGGGTCCGGGTGATGGTTGGAGAAGGTGCCGTCGATCTCGGCAAACAGCGGCAGCGTCTCGGCGCCGAGCTTCTCCACCAGCGCAGGGCCGAGCTCGCCGGCCACGCCGTTGCCGCAGTCCACCACCGCCTTGAGCGGGCGCGCCAGGCGCACGTCGGAGAGGATTCTCGCCAGGTAGGCATTGCGCACGTCCACCTCGCGCACGCTGCCCGTGCCCTCGGTCAGGTCGCCCGTGGTGATGCGCGTATGCAGGGCGGTGATGGCGTCGCCGGAGAGGGTCTCGCCGGCCAGCACGATCTTGAAGCCGTTGTAGTCCGGCGGGTTGTGGCTGCCGGTGACCATGACGCCGGAGGCGGTGCCGTCCAGCACGTGGGTGGCGAAGTAGAGCACCGGGGTGGGCACCATGCCGATGTCGATGACGTCGCGGCCGGCGGCGTTCAGGCCGCGGGTCAGGGCCGCCTGGAGGCGCGGGCCGGAGAGGCGGCCGTCGCGGGCCACCACCACGGTGGACTCGCCGCGGGCGGCGGCCTCGCTGCCGATGGCGCGGCCGATCGCCTCGACGGCCGGCTCGGTCAGGGTGTCGTCGACGATGCCGCGGATGTCGTAGGCGCGGAAGATGGAGGCGGGAGCGGTCTGGATCTCGTCTGTCATGGGTGTCCTTGTCCTGTGGGTCGCGTCGGGGCGGATGTCAGTGGCGGCCCGAGCTGCCGAAGCCGCCGGCGCCGCGGCGGCTGGCGTCGAAGTCGTCGACCAGCTCGAGCTCGGCCTGCACCACGGGAACAAGCACATACTGTGCCAGTCGCTCGAAGGGCTCGAGGGTGAAGGGGGCCTGGCCGCGGTTCCACACCGAAATCATCAGCTCGCCCTGGTAGTCGGAGTCGATCAGGCCGACCAGGTTGCCGAGCACGATGCCGTGCTTGTGGCCCAGCCCCGAGCGGGGCAGGATCAGGCCGGCGAGGCCGGGGTCGGCGATATGGATGGCGAGCCCGGTGCGCACCAGCTCGCACTGGCCGGGGGCCAGCGTCAGGGGCGCCTCGAGCAGGGCGCGCAGGTCCATGCCGGCGGAGCCGTCGGTGGCGTAGCCGGGCAGATAGTCGCGCAGGCGCTCGTCGAGGAGCTTCACGGCCAGGCGGGGCCGAGCGGCGGGTCGGGGGGTGTCGGACATCGGGAGATTCCAGGGTCGTGGGTCGGATTCAGGGGTGCCGGCGCGCCTGCAGGCAGGCGAGGGCGCGGTGCATCACCGCCATGGCGAGCCGTGACTTGGTCTGGGGTGCGAGCTCTTCCTCGGCGAGAGCGTCGCCTTCCGGCGACGCCTTCTCCTGCCGGGCCGCCTCCCGCCACAGCACCAGGGCGGCGTTGTCGTCGGCGCCGAAGCCGAGCCCCTCGCGGGAGACGTCGTTGGCCACGATCATGTCCAGCCTCTTGCGGGTAAGCTTGTCCCGGGCATAAGCCGCGAGGTCACGGGTCTCGGCGGCGAAGCCCACCACGAAGGGGCGCCGGGCCTCCGGCAGGGCGGCCACGCTGGCGATGATATCGGGGTTCTTGACCAGCCGCAGGGTCAGCCCCTCCTCGCCCTCGACCTTCTTGATCTTGTGCTCGGCGGCCTGCTCGGCGCGGTAGTCGGCCACCGCGGCGCAGCCGATGAACAGATCGCTCTGCTCTGCCAGCCGCATTGCGGCCTCGTGCATCTCGAGGGCCGTCTCCACCTCGAGGCGCGCCACGCCCGCCGGGCAGGGGAGGTTGACCGGGCCGCTGATCAGGGTAACACGGGCACCCAGGGCGGCGGCGGCCTCGGCCAGGGCGTAGCCCATCTTGCCGGAGCTGTGGTTTGAGAGGTAGCGCACCGGGTCCAGCGGCTCCCGGGTGGGGCCGGCGGTGATGGTCACGGCCATGCCCGCGGCCGGGGCGTCGCCGGTGTTCGACACCTGGCTCGCGTCCAGCAGCGCCGCGAGAATCGCCTCGGGCTCCAGCATGCGCCCGGGCCCCACGTCGCCGCAGGCCTGGTCGCCGCTCGCAGGCCCCAGCAGGCGCCAGCCGTCCTCCACGAGCCGGGCGGCGTTGCGCGCCGTCGCCGGGTGGCGCCACATCGCCTGGTTCATGGCCGGGGCCATCACCTTCTCGGCTTCGCTGGCCAGGCACAGGGTGGTCAGCAGGTCGTCGGCCATGCCGGCGGCCAGCCGTGCCATCAGGTCGGCGGTGGCGGGGGCGATCAGGATGGTATCGGCCCAGCGGGCCAGCTCGATGTGGCCCATGCCGGCTTCGGCTTCCGGGTCGAGCAGCGAGGTGCGTACCGGCTCGCCGGTCAGCGCCTGCAGGGTGAGCGGGGTAATGAAGGCCTGGGCGCCCTCGGTCATGACGACGCGCACCTCGCAGCCAGCCTGCTTGAGCAGGCGGGCGAGCACGGCGCTCTTGTAGGCGGCGATGCCGGCGCTGATGCCGAGCAGTACGCGGCGGGAGGGCGATGGCATGGACGAATTCCCGGCGGTGATATCAGCCGCCTACCTTACCACCGGCGCCCCACCTTGCGTAGACGAGCCGACCTCACAGGAAGAGCGGCTACACTGAGCTCAAGAGGACAGGACAAGACAGGGCAGGGAGGCGGCAATGTCGATCAGGAACTGGCCGGAGGGGGAGCGCCCCCGGGAGAAGCTGCTGGCGCTGGGGTCGGAGGCGCTGTCGGACGCTGAGCTGCTGGCGATCTTCCTGCGAGTGGGGCTGCCCGGCCGTTCGGCGGTGGACCTGGCCCGCGACCTGCTGCTGGAGTTCGGTGGGCTGCGCCAGCTGCTGGAGGCGGACCGCGAGCGCTTCTGCGCCGCCCGGGGCATGGGCAGCGCCAAGTACGTACAGCTGCAGGCCACGCTGGAGCTCTCCCGGCGCCACCTGGCCAGCCAGCTGGCCCGGGGCGAGGCGCTGACCTCGCCCACCCTGGTGCGCTCCTACCTCGCCGCGCAGTTGCGCCACCTGGGGCACGAGGAGTTTGCCGCGCTCTTCCTCGACAGCCAGCACCGGGTGATCCGCTACGAGTCGCTGTTCCGCGGCACCCTGGACAGCGCCTCGGTCTACCCCCGGGAGGTGGCCCGTCGTGCCCTGGAGCTGGGGGCCGGGGCGATCATCTTCGCCCACAACCACCCGTCCGGGGTGGCCGAGCCCAGTGATGCCGACCGGCGCATCACCGATCGGCTGCGCGAGGCGCTGGGGCTCTTCGAGATCCGCGTGCTGGACCACTTCGTGGTGGGGGATGGCGAGGTGGTCTCCTTTGCCGAGCGGGGGTGGCTCTAGCGCTTTATCGGGCGCTTTGATAAACTGCGCGCCCGGCTGCGCTCGGTTCCTGGGTTTGACGTCGATCTGACGTCCGGGATTCAGGGTCGCAAGCATGCTCTCCGCCATCGGTTGGCCACGTGCGCCACGCCCCGTTGCGGCGCCACCTTATGCCCTGCTGGATCTGCGCTGCGCGCTTGCCCGGCGTGGCGGTCTCTGGTATAAAGTGCAGCCTTTGAATTCCCTGGGGTCAAATTTCACGGGATCTCCCGGTTTGCCCGACAGGTTTTGAACACTCAGGGTTCGCGCATCAGGCGCCGAACACCTGGCCCAGCGGTTGGAGGCTCCAATGTCAAAAGTATGTCAGGTTACCGGCAAGCGCCCGGTGACTGGTAACAACGTTTCACACTCCCAGCGCAAGACCCGTCGTCGGTTCCTGCCGAACCTGCACACCCATCGCTTCTGGGTGGAGTCCGAGAACCGCTTCGTCAAGCTGCGCGTCTCCTCCAAGGGCATGCGTGTGATCGACAAGAAGGGCATCGACGCGGTGCTCAGCGACATCCGCAAGCGCGGCGAAGCCGTCTAGGCGACCCCGTCTAAGCGATATCCATTCAGGGAGCAGCAGTCATGCGTGACAAGATCAAGCTGGTGTCCAGTGCCGGTACCGGCCACTTCTACACCACCGACAAGAACAAGCGGAACACCCCGGACAAGCTCGAGTTCAAGAAGTTTGACCCGGTTGTCCGCAAGCACGTGATGTACAAGGAAGCCAAGATCAAGTAAGCCTTGGTCGTCTTCCGCAGGTGTTCTTGCCTGTCCCCCTGAACCCGGCTCCACTGGCCGGGTTCAGGCGTTTGTAGGGCTCTTGGCAGAGCCCCCCTTGTGGAGGCCCCCAGGCGGCCGAGCCGAGCGATACATCATGCCCGAACTGCCCGAAGTCGAGACGACCCGCCGCGGCATCGCCCCCCACGTGGAGGGGCGCGAGATCACCGAGGTCATCGTGCGCCAGCCGCGGCTGAGGGTGCCGGTGCCCGCCGACCTGGCCGAGCGCCTGGTGGGGGCGCGCATCGGGACGCTGGCCCGGCGCGCCAAGTACCTGCTGGTGCCGCTGGCCGGGGGCGACTCAGCTTGCGGTAATCTGGCCGGCGGCACCCTGCTGTGGCACCTGGGCATGTCCGGCAGCCTGCGCATCACCCGGGTCGGTGAGCTGCCCAGGAAGCACGACCACGTCGACCTGGTGTTCGAGGATGGCGCCCTGCTGCGCTACCACGACCCGCGCCGCTTCGGCTTCGTCGACTGGCTCGCCGGTACCCCCGAGCAGGACCTGCGCCTGGCCCGCCTGGGGCCGGAGCCCCTGTCGGAGGCCTTCGACGGCGCGCGGCTCTTCGCGCTCTCCCGCGGACGCCGGGTGGCGGTGAAGCCCTTCCTGATGGACAACGCTGTGGTGGTGGGGGTGGGCAACATCTACGCCTCCGAGGCGCTGTTCATGGCCGGCATCGACCCGCGCCGCGCCGCCGGGCGCATCTCCCGCGAGCGCTACGACCGCCTGGCCGCCGCCGCCCGGGAGGTGCTGGCCGCCGCCATCACCCAGGGCGGCACCACCCTGCGCGACTTCGTCGGTGGCACCGGCGAGCCGGGCTACTTCAAGCAGCGCCTCAACGTCTACGGCCGCCACGGCCAGCCCTGCCGGCAGTGCGGCGCCGAACTGCGCCTCGTCACCCTCGGGCAGCGGGCCAGCGTCTACTGTCCCCACTGCCAGACCTGATTCTCGAGAGATTCCCATGACCCTGTCCTCCCTGCGCCTCAACAAGCACGCCGACCGCCGCCTCAAGGCCGGCCACCTGTGGCTCTACTCCAACGAGATCGACACCGGCGCCACCCCGCTCAAGGGCCTTGCGCCCGGCCAGCAGGTGGTGGTGGAGGCCGCCAACGGCAAGGCGCTGGGCGTGGCCTACGTCAACCCGAACTCGCTGATCTGCGCGCGGCTGGTCTCCCGGGACCCCAAGCAGGGGCTCGACCGCTCGCTGCTGGTGCATCGCCTCAACCAGGCCCTGGCCCTGCGCCAGCGCCTCTTCGCCGCGCCCTACTACCGGCTGGTGCACGGCGAGGGTGACCTGCTGCCGGGCCTGGTGATCGACCGCTTCGCCGACACCCTGGTGGTGCAGCTCAACACCGCCGGCATGCAGGCGGTGCTGCCCGAGCTGCTCGACGCCCTGGACAAGGTGCTCGCGCCGACCACGGTGGTGCTGCGCAACGACACCAGCGGCCGCCGTCAGGAGGGCCTCGAGCTCGGCGTGGAGGTGGTCAAGGGCGAGGTGGGTGATCCCGTGCTGCTGGAAGAGAACGGCGTGCGCTTCGCCGCCCCGGTGCTCGACGGCCAGAAGACCGGCTGGTTCTATGACCACCGCGTCAACCGCGCCTGGCTCAACCAGTACGTGGCCGGCAAGCGGGTGCTGGACCTGTTCAGCTACGTGGGCGGCTGGGGCGTGCAGGCAGCCGCCCACGGCGCCCGCGAGGTGCTCTGCGTGGATTCCTCCGCGGCGGCCCTCGAACGGGTGGCCGAGAACGCCGCCCTGAACGGCCTTCACGAGCGGGTGGCGGTGGGCGAGGGCGATGCCTTCGAGGCGCTGGCGGCGCTCAAGGCCGACGGCGAAGAGTTCGACGTGGTGATCCTCGACCCGCCGGCCTTCATCAAGAAGCGCAAGGACAT
The Halomonas alkalicola DNA segment above includes these coding regions:
- the rpmG gene encoding 50S ribosomal protein L33: MRDKIKLVSSAGTGHFYTTDKNKRNTPDKLEFKKFDPVVRKHVMYKEAKIK
- a CDS encoding class I SAM-dependent rRNA methyltransferase, producing the protein MTLSSLRLNKHADRRLKAGHLWLYSNEIDTGATPLKGLAPGQQVVVEAANGKALGVAYVNPNSLICARLVSRDPKQGLDRSLLVHRLNQALALRQRLFAAPYYRLVHGEGDLLPGLVIDRFADTLVVQLNTAGMQAVLPELLDALDKVLAPTTVVLRNDTSGRRQEGLELGVEVVKGEVGDPVLLEENGVRFAAPVLDGQKTGWFYDHRVNRAWLNQYVAGKRVLDLFSYVGGWGVQAAAHGAREVLCVDSSAAALERVAENAALNGLHERVAVGEGDAFEALAALKADGEEFDVVILDPPAFIKKRKDIPVGEHAYGKLNREAMRLLGRDGLLLSASCSMHLAPERLVDVVRGAVRHQDRHGQILFQGHQGPDHPVHPAIPETSYLKALGVRVFRD
- the radC gene encoding RadC family protein, whose translation is MSIRNWPEGERPREKLLALGSEALSDAELLAIFLRVGLPGRSAVDLARDLLLEFGGLRQLLEADRERFCAARGMGSAKYVQLQATLELSRRHLASQLARGEALTSPTLVRSYLAAQLRHLGHEEFAALFLDSQHRVIRYESLFRGTLDSASVYPREVARRALELGAGAIIFAHNHPSGVAEPSDADRRITDRLREALGLFEIRVLDHFVVGDGEVVSFAERGWL
- the coaBC gene encoding bifunctional phosphopantothenoylcysteine decarboxylase/phosphopantothenate--cysteine ligase CoaBC; translation: MPSPSRRVLLGISAGIAAYKSAVLARLLKQAGCEVRVVMTEGAQAFITPLTLQALTGEPVRTSLLDPEAEAGMGHIELARWADTILIAPATADLMARLAAGMADDLLTTLCLASEAEKVMAPAMNQAMWRHPATARNAARLVEDGWRLLGPASGDQACGDVGPGRMLEPEAILAALLDASQVSNTGDAPAAGMAVTITAGPTREPLDPVRYLSNHSSGKMGYALAEAAAALGARVTLISGPVNLPCPAGVARLEVETALEMHEAAMRLAEQSDLFIGCAAVADYRAEQAAEHKIKKVEGEEGLTLRLVKNPDIIASVAALPEARRPFVVGFAAETRDLAAYARDKLTRKRLDMIVANDVSREGLGFGADDNAALVLWREAARQEKASPEGDALAEEELAPQTKSRLAMAVMHRALACLQARRHP
- the rpmB gene encoding 50S ribosomal protein L28; translation: MSKVCQVTGKRPVTGNNVSHSQRKTRRRFLPNLHTHRFWVESENRFVKLRVSSKGMRVIDKKGIDAVLSDIRKRGEAV
- the mutM gene encoding bifunctional DNA-formamidopyrimidine glycosylase/DNA-(apurinic or apyrimidinic site) lyase, coding for MPELPEVETTRRGIAPHVEGREITEVIVRQPRLRVPVPADLAERLVGARIGTLARRAKYLLVPLAGGDSACGNLAGGTLLWHLGMSGSLRITRVGELPRKHDHVDLVFEDGALLRYHDPRRFGFVDWLAGTPEQDLRLARLGPEPLSEAFDGARLFALSRGRRVAVKPFLMDNAVVVGVGNIYASEALFMAGIDPRRAAGRISRERYDRLAAAAREVLAAAITQGGTTLRDFVGGTGEPGYFKQRLNVYGRHGQPCRQCGAELRLVTLGQRASVYCPHCQT